From Candidatus Poribacteria bacterium, one genomic window encodes:
- a CDS encoding formylglycine-generating enzyme family protein, which translates to MRERIEELRRQMQQGAGLGAAETIAVILLLLLIALFGASCGRSGGSGRTAKTPKIIRTKSGVEMVLIPGGWFEMGSDRGRSNESPVHRVWVDSFLMDRYEVTQEQYAKLMLGNPSHFKGPDRPVEQISWAMAALYCNARSRAEGLEPCYDEETGECNFQANGYRLPTEAEWEYACRARTDTNYFFGNDARRLREYAWYAENSLGRTHPVGRKKPNPWGLYDMYGNVAEWCNDIYGENYYRSSPERNPRGPADGERYVLRGGSWSSSADACRSSYRVGEEPGFQDACFARDTIGFRCVRKAP; encoded by the coding sequence TTGAGGGAGAGGATAGAGGAACTCCGCCGGCAGATGCAACAAGGAGCCGGATTGGGCGCCGCTGAAACGATAGCGGTGATCCTGCTTTTGCTCCTCATCGCCCTGTTTGGGGCATCCTGCGGGAGGAGCGGAGGCTCCGGGAGGACAGCCAAAACGCCCAAGATCATCAGAACGAAAAGCGGCGTGGAAATGGTACTGATCCCCGGCGGATGGTTTGAGATGGGAAGCGATCGAGGAAGGTCAAACGAGTCGCCCGTCCATAGGGTGTGGGTTGACTCCTTTCTGATGGACAGATATGAGGTGACCCAGGAGCAATACGCCAAGCTGATGCTCGGCAACCCATCCCATTTCAAAGGCCCCGATAGACCTGTGGAGCAGATAAGCTGGGCGATGGCGGCTCTGTATTGCAACGCCCGATCGCGGGCGGAGGGGCTTGAGCCGTGCTACGATGAGGAGACGGGCGAGTGTAACTTTCAGGCAAACGGATATCGGCTCCCGACGGAGGCGGAGTGGGAGTACGCCTGTCGGGCCAGAACCGATACGAATTACTTCTTCGGCAACGACGCCCGCAGGCTGAGGGAATACGCCTGGTATGCCGAGAACTCGCTCGGCAGGACGCACCCTGTGGGGCGGAAGAAACCCAATCCCTGGGGGCTTTACGACATGTACGGGAACGTGGCCGAGTGGTGTAACGACATATACGGCGAGAACTACTACAGGAGCAGCCCCGAGAGAAACCCCCGAGGCCCGGCCGATGGGGAGAGGTACGTTCTGCGGGGCGGATCATGGAGCTCGAGCGCCGATGCCTGCCGTTCATCCTATCGGGTGGGTGAGGAGCCTGGATTTCAGGACGCCTGCTTCGCACGCGATACCATAGGGTTCCGCTGCGTGAGGAAGGCCCCTTAG
- a CDS encoding PD40 domain-containing protein: MRRIKGLEVTTSIFLILISALMGFAKPNLPDVNGFIVWTSNRDGDWEIFRMNLDGTDRKQLTRNNSPDTTAKISPDGRMIAWTRERRGRREVWVMNADGSNQHKVVSNASMGVWLSRSEIVIFRGRNEVETYVHDLKSGSERRTWPPKGARLRPREVRGATPSPNGRYFVGWSPNPRGTWIFSSDGRFQKHIHGGCEGHFAPDGSFVYWVMSPGTFGKASLKGEISGELYKVDQNKMWYGHTYFPQLSSDMRYLVYGACPNNQHDHNTSDYEIFLMRMKGLKPAWSWPLRLTYHPKTDRWPDIFIQGGKRRSRERVRSGLIALYAFTEGKGTVVHDISGVNPPLNLRIKDPKAIRWIKGDNGVEFVKSSMIISEGGAEKLLRKLRSTGKLSIEVWVQPANLRQTGPSRIVSMSKDPLNRNFTLGQIKSDIAYRLRTTKTNPNGIPELDTTSRVLDGGVVHLVATYDGRVKHLYVNGVRHPESQRMSGDFRKWNSFPLIIGNEATGDRTWLGKVFLVAIYDRPLRPDEVMRNYRAGWRIER; encoded by the coding sequence ATGAGACGTATCAAGGGGCTTGAGGTAACAACATCGATCTTCCTCATCTTAATCTCGGCGCTGATGGGGTTTGCGAAGCCAAACCTACCGGATGTCAACGGGTTCATAGTCTGGACGTCCAACCGGGATGGTGATTGGGAGATCTTTCGGATGAACCTGGACGGGACCGATAGGAAGCAGCTGACGCGCAATAACTCTCCCGATACGACGGCGAAGATCTCGCCGGATGGGAGGATGATAGCGTGGACGAGGGAGCGGCGAGGAAGAAGGGAAGTCTGGGTGATGAACGCCGACGGATCGAATCAGCACAAGGTGGTCTCGAACGCCAGCATGGGTGTATGGCTATCGAGGAGCGAGATTGTCATCTTCCGAGGGAGAAACGAGGTTGAGACTTACGTCCATGATCTGAAGAGCGGATCGGAGAGGAGGACCTGGCCTCCTAAAGGGGCTAGGCTGAGGCCCCGCGAGGTTCGAGGCGCAACGCCCTCACCGAACGGGAGATATTTCGTGGGCTGGTCTCCCAACCCCCGAGGAACGTGGATTTTCAGCTCTGACGGTAGGTTCCAGAAACACATACATGGGGGCTGCGAGGGTCATTTCGCCCCCGACGGTTCCTTCGTCTACTGGGTGATGTCACCGGGCACGTTCGGCAAGGCCTCGCTAAAGGGCGAGATATCCGGCGAGCTTTACAAGGTTGATCAAAACAAGATGTGGTATGGGCATACTTATTTCCCCCAGCTCTCATCTGATATGCGCTACCTCGTCTACGGCGCTTGTCCCAACAATCAACACGATCATAACACCTCGGACTACGAAATCTTCCTGATGAGGATGAAAGGGCTGAAACCCGCCTGGAGTTGGCCGCTTCGGCTGACGTATCACCCCAAAACGGATAGATGGCCGGACATATTCATACAAGGAGGTAAGAGGCGGTCGAGGGAGCGGGTGAGATCGGGACTGATCGCCCTATACGCCTTCACTGAGGGTAAGGGGACGGTCGTTCACGACATCAGCGGGGTTAACCCGCCTTTGAACCTTCGGATAAAGGACCCAAAAGCCATCAGATGGATCAAGGGTGATAACGGCGTGGAGTTTGTCAAATCGAGTATGATCATAAGCGAAGGCGGAGCGGAAAAGCTGCTCAGGAAACTCAGATCGACAGGGAAGCTCTCGATCGAAGTCTGGGTTCAACCGGCGAATCTGCGACAAACCGGCCCTTCACGTATAGTGTCCATGTCGAAGGACCCGCTTAACCGGAATTTCACGCTCGGCCAGATAAAGTCGGATATAGCCTATAGGCTGAGAACGACGAAAACCAATCCGAACGGCATACCAGAATTGGATACGACGAGTCGGGTTCTTGACGGGGGAGTGGTGCATCTTGTCGCAACCTATGACGGCAGGGTGAAGCATCTTTATGTAAACGGGGTGAGACATCCCGAATCTCAGAGGATGAGCGGCGATTTCCGAAAGTGGAACTCCTTTCCGCTCATCATAGGAAACGAAGCAACGGGCGATAGAACCTGGCTGGGGAAGGTCTTTCTGGTGGCGATCTACGACCGCCCGCTCAGACCAGATGAGGTGATGAGGAATTACAGGGCAGGATGGAGGATCGAAAGATGA
- a CDS encoding MBOAT family protein — MVFASHIFIFYFLPTALLLYYLVPRKSKHLILTIVSYIFYGWANPWYILLILASTAVDYLCGLMIAGRITLFPSSSHTQRRLAVFISVVTNLSLLGFFKYFAFAQSNLNAILQAFGREAFEVLRITLPVGISFYTFQSMSYTIDLYRGHARPANSFVDFACYVSMFPQLVAGPIVRYSDIADQLIHRTCTLEKFSRGMIFFILGFAKKVLLANPMGEVADASFNAGSLTWYDAWIGVIAYAFQIYFDFSGYSDMAIGLGLMLGFQFSKNFDSPYHAESITSFWRRWHISLSSWLRDYLYIPLGGNRKGRKRTYFNLMTVMLLGGLWHGAQWKFVIWGGIHGCMLAFERMLGKESPYRFLPRAFRVMITFTIILITWVFFRADSLREALRYLGYMFGLKGAWHTSLLLGSIIYTPYHLIIMFTCAAVTWFGKQSWDFAQSGITPLKLTMLIPLFILTLATLFTQGFNPFLYFQF; from the coding sequence ATGGTATTCGCATCGCACATATTCATCTTCTACTTCCTCCCCACGGCGTTGCTCCTATATTATCTCGTCCCCAGGAAATCGAAACACCTGATTTTGACGATCGTCAGCTACATCTTCTACGGGTGGGCTAACCCCTGGTATATCCTGCTCATCCTAGCATCAACGGCGGTGGACTACCTATGCGGGTTGATGATAGCCGGCAGGATCACCCTCTTTCCCTCCTCATCCCACACTCAACGCAGGTTGGCCGTCTTCATCTCGGTGGTGACCAACCTTTCGCTTCTCGGCTTTTTCAAGTACTTCGCCTTTGCCCAATCCAATCTGAACGCGATCCTTCAGGCCTTCGGAAGGGAGGCATTTGAGGTGCTCAGGATCACCCTGCCCGTCGGGATCTCCTTCTACACGTTTCAGTCGATGAGCTACACGATAGATCTCTATCGAGGTCATGCGCGACCGGCGAACTCTTTCGTGGATTTCGCCTGTTACGTCTCGATGTTTCCCCAGCTTGTCGCCGGCCCGATCGTCCGATATAGCGATATAGCCGATCAGCTCATCCACAGAACCTGCACGCTTGAGAAGTTCTCGCGCGGGATGATCTTCTTCATCCTGGGCTTCGCCAAAAAGGTGCTTCTGGCCAATCCGATGGGGGAAGTGGCGGATGCCTCGTTCAACGCCGGATCGCTGACATGGTATGATGCTTGGATAGGGGTTATAGCATACGCCTTTCAGATCTACTTCGACTTCAGCGGATACTCGGATATGGCGATAGGACTGGGATTGATGCTTGGATTCCAGTTCTCCAAGAACTTCGACTCTCCGTATCACGCCGAGAGCATCACGAGCTTCTGGCGTCGCTGGCACATATCGTTATCCTCATGGCTTCGGGACTACCTCTATATCCCTTTAGGGGGCAACCGTAAGGGCCGAAAGCGGACATACTTCAACCTCATGACCGTCATGCTGCTGGGAGGGTTATGGCACGGGGCTCAGTGGAAATTCGTCATATGGGGCGGAATCCACGGATGTATGCTGGCCTTCGAGAGGATGCTCGGCAAGGAAAGCCCTTACCGGTTTCTCCCAAGAGCCTTTCGGGTGATGATCACCTTCACGATAATTCTGATCACGTGGGTGTTCTTCAGGGCCGATAGCTTAAGGGAGGCCCTCAGGTATCTGGGCTATATGTTCGGGCTGAAGGGAGCATGGCATACCTCCCTTCTGCTCGGATCGATCATCTATACGCCCTATCACCTGATCATCATGTTCACCTGCGCGGCCGTCACCTGGTTCGGGAAACAGTCATGGGATTTCGCCCAAAGTGGAATCACTCCGCTGAAGCTGACGATGTTGATACCGCTTTTCATCCTAACCTTGGCGACGCTTTTCACTCAGGGTTTCAATCCGTTTCTCTACTTCCAGTTCTAA